Below is a genomic region from Neisseria zoodegmatis.
TCAGAAACTGCGGCTCGTTGCTGTAACGGCCGATCGGCGTGCCGTACATATCCCGATAATAAGCATGGGCGAAATCCAGCGCGGTGTTGACGGCAAAATCGGCAAACAGCGTAATCGTGCGGGTAACTTCGGCCAAATCGCTGATGCGGTTGATGTCGCGCACGATAATCTGCGCCATCACATAGCGGCGCAAACGGCGCAGCTGGCGGGCGAGTTCGGCTTCGTTTTCGTCGGTTTGGATTTGCCCCCAATCGGCGAAGGCTTGGAAGTCTTCGCTGCCCAATGTTTTTTCCAGCATCGGGTTGAGGATGTCGGGTTGCAGATTGCCGTTGTCGAGATGGCGCGAGAGGTATTGGGAATGGCGGCGGGCGTTTTCGATAGGGTTCATGACGGGCGCAAACAGGTTTCAGACGGCCTATCATAGCAATGTTTGAGGCCGTCTGAAAGCGTGGTGGCGGCGGGGGAAACGGCCTGATGAAAGTATGCAAAGAGGCCGTCTGAAAAAGTTTTTCAGACGGCCTTTGGAACTTCTTTGGGAACTTCTTTCTGTTTATGTATAAACGGAAAACCCGTTATCAGGCCGAATGCCGTTAGCGGTTATCCTTGCTTTCCAGCAAGTGCATGAGTTCTGCCAAATTCTGATTGAGTTGTTGCTGCGTTTCATCGGATAAACCGTCTAACAGCCTGCTTTCATTCTCAACGTGTTCGAATACTGCTTTTTCAATCAGTTGCGCCCCTTTTTCAGTTAACTGCACCAATGTACTGCGCGCGTCGTTAGGGTTGGGAACGCGCTTGATCAAACCTTGGCTTTCCAATTTTTGCAGCCTTACCGTCATCGTGCCCGATGTGACCATTAATGAGGCAAACAATTCGGTGGGCGACAAGCAATACGGGCTGCCGGAGCGGCGCAGCGTGGCCAGTACGTCAAAAGAACCGCTTCCTAAACCATATTCGTTGAATACCGAATCAAGTTTAGGCTGTATGAGGGCGGCACAACGTTTCAGACGGCCTATCAAAGCCATTTTTTCTGATGCCAATTCGGGTAATTCTTTCTGCCATTGTTTGATAATGGTATCTACTGAGTCTTCTGTGTTGCGAACCATATTGCGAACCTGTTGATTATTTGTGAAAACAAAATTATTGCCTTGACTTCAAGATAAAACGTTTTCATAATTATTTTATCTTGAATTCAAACTAAATGTAATGAACAACCGCTTTTTTTTGATATTGATCACCTCGATAGCACCTTTGATTTGGGGCTCCACTTATTTGGTTACCACAGAATTTTTACCGCCCGACAGGCCGTTTACTGCGGCTTTGTTTCGCGTGCTGCCTGCCGGATTGCTGCTGATTTTATGGAAAAGAGAGGTTCCAAAGCTCAAAGATGGTATCAAGATTTTTCTATTGGGCATATTAAATATCGGATTTTTTCAGGCGATGCTGTTTGTGGCAGCCTACCGTTTACCCGGGGGATTGGCCGCAATTTTAGGCTCTACACAAACCCTGATGATTTTGGTTTTGGCATGGCTGATAGATAAACAGCAGCCGCCGAAAACAGCTTGGTTGGCGGCTTTGTTGGGAATAATGGGTATTGCTTTGTTGGTTTATTCGCCGGAAACAAAGTTTGACGCTGTCGGCATTATTGCAGCCTTGCTGGGCGCCGTATCGATGGCTGTCGGCATATTCTTTTCCAAACGTTGCCGTATTCATCTTTCTTTGTTGTCGTTTACCGGGTGGCAGCTGTTGTTTGGCGGTTTGATTTTGATGCCGGTTGTGTGGCTGCTCGAGCCGCTGCCGAGTGCTCTTACTCTCGCCAATATCGGCGGTTATCTCTATCTTGGCCTGTTTGGAACAGTCTTGGCTTATGTATTGTTTTTCTACGGTATCAGCAAGCTGCCGCCTGCCGTTGTTTCTTCTTTGGGTTTGCTCAGCCCCGTTTCTGCTTTTGTGCTGGGCTGGTTATTTCTCAATCAAGGTATGGACATGAAATCTATGTTTGGATTTATGTTGGCTTTGCTTTCCATTTTCGGAGTGCAGCACGCGCTCCCATCATCTAACAAGACAATTAAAAAGGACTCTCCAATATGACCCGACTTATCTCATTATTGCAGCAACGCGTATCGGCAAACGGCTTTTCCGAAGGGGATATCAGTGAATCGGAGTTGGCATGTTTCGTTCATGCGGCCTGCTTGTCGCCATCGGCGTATCATCTGCAAAACTGGTATTTCACCGCCGTTCAATCCAAGGAAGCCAAACACGCTTTATATCAAGCAGCGTTTTGCCAGCCGAAAATTTTACAAGCGGCTGCGGTTATCGTGATGAGCGGAGACTTGCTGGCCTATCGGCATTTGGCCGATAGATTGCAACCATCTGTTCAAGCGGGCATTATTAGTGCGCACACTGCAGAAAGTTGGAGCAGGGCGGCTTATGGCGCATTCCATGAAAATGCTCCGGCGCAGCGAGACGAAGCGGTACGCAGTGTTTCTCTTGCCGCGATGCCGTTGATGCTGGCCGCACAAGAACGGGGTTGGGCGACGTGCCCGATGAGCGGATTCGATCCTGACGCAGTCCGGCAAGTAGCGGGTTTGGCGGAAAATTTATTGCCTGTTTTATTGGTTGCAATCGGAAAGCCCGAGTCAAATCAAAAGCAAAAAATCCGTATGCCTGTTAATCATGTGTTTACTATCATCTAATGGATCGCAACCTTGGCTGACTTTAGTGTTTAATAAAGATGCCGTCTGAAAAAGTTTTTCAGACGGCATCTTCGTTTATACGGCAAACCTTATTGAATCAGCTTGGACACGGTTTTAAACGCGGGGTGTTTGGCGTCGCCCAAAAGTTGGAACAAGATGCTTTCCACATTGGAAACCACCGCGCCGGCGGTTTGCATTTGTTGCAAAGCGTTTTGTTTGTTGGCGGGGTCGCGCGACTCGGTGCACTCAAACGGCACATAAACGCCAAAACCTTCGTTGCGCAGGTCGAGCACGGTTTGCAGCATACACACATGGGCTTCTGCGCCAATCAGGATCACGTTTTCGGTGCGCAGGTTTTGCAGAATGTCGGCCACTTCGGGCAATAGGGCGGAGAAACGGGTTTTTTCAAAAATCGGCGCATCGTCGAGCAGCAGGCGGATGGCGGGTACGGTGCTGCCCAAGCCTTTAGGGTATTGCTCGGTCGCCAAGAGCGGCACGCCTATGGCCTGCAAACCTTGCAGAAGCACGCGGCTGCGTTCGGTCATGGTATCGGCGTCGGCCAAAGCGGGGTTGAGCCGTTCTTGGATGTCCACCACGATGCAGACGGTGTTGTCGGTGCGAAGGGTATTCATGCGGTTCTCCTTTTGAGTGTTGGCGGTCGTTTTCAGACGGCCTATTGTGCGTTGAATAGGCGGTAACGGCAAGAGTGGGATAGATAAACCGTATGCCGAAAGGTTAAGGCGGGTAGTGAATTAAAGTAATGCGTTATAAGATAAGAAAGTTAATAATATTCATTAAAAACAGTATGTTAATTATTATTTGTACATTAAATAAGAAAATAGTGATATGCAAAATACTTTTTTTATTTATTTTTATATCATGATAATTGTTTCAAAAAAATCGATAAACCCGTTAGGCCTTTTAAATGACCGTTGGAGGGTAACTTAGGCAACCGTTATTCAAATTGATATAAGCTTTCTGTAAATATTTTAAAGCCTGATAATCCTAAATAAATAAAAATCTACGGTAGTTCAGGTGTCTACATTACAAAAGAAACGTTCTGTTTTTTGTGTCTGCAAATGAGACGGCCGACAAGGCCGGATAACACTGCACGTTAGTGTGCGGAAACCTTTCCTAAAGCTTCCCTGATCATGAAACTACACAAACTGTCTTTGGGTGTGGCAGCACTGTTTGCGGCCGTACCGTTTGCTGCTTCACAAGATATCCAAGCCGAACGTGAACGCTGGGCGCTGCATGCCCGCAGCGGTAGTGCCGAGTTGGCCGAATCGGTGACACAGCTGCAAAAACTGTATGCGCAAAGCTCGGATGCGAAAGTGCGCGCCGATTT
It encodes:
- a CDS encoding isochorismatase family protein, coding for MNTLRTDNTVCIVVDIQERLNPALADADTMTERSRVLLQGLQAIGVPLLATEQYPKGLGSTVPAIRLLLDDAPIFEKTRFSALLPEVADILQNLRTENVILIGAEAHVCMLQTVLDLRNEGFGVYVPFECTESRDPANKQNALQQMQTAGAVVSNVESILFQLLGDAKHPAFKTVSKLIQ
- a CDS encoding nitroreductase family protein encodes the protein MTRLISLLQQRVSANGFSEGDISESELACFVHAACLSPSAYHLQNWYFTAVQSKEAKHALYQAAFCQPKILQAAAVIVMSGDLLAYRHLADRLQPSVQAGIISAHTAESWSRAAYGAFHENAPAQRDEAVRSVSLAAMPLMLAAQERGWATCPMSGFDPDAVRQVAGLAENLLPVLLVAIGKPESNQKQKIRMPVNHVFTII
- a CDS encoding MarR family winged helix-turn-helix transcriptional regulator, whose amino-acid sequence is MVRNTEDSVDTIIKQWQKELPELASEKMALIGRLKRCAALIQPKLDSVFNEYGLGSGSFDVLATLRRSGSPYCLSPTELFASLMVTSGTMTVRLQKLESQGLIKRVPNPNDARSTLVQLTEKGAQLIEKAVFEHVENESRLLDGLSDETQQQLNQNLAELMHLLESKDNR
- a CDS encoding EamA family transporter, with the translated sequence MNNRFFLILITSIAPLIWGSTYLVTTEFLPPDRPFTAALFRVLPAGLLLILWKREVPKLKDGIKIFLLGILNIGFFQAMLFVAAYRLPGGLAAILGSTQTLMILVLAWLIDKQQPPKTAWLAALLGIMGIALLVYSPETKFDAVGIIAALLGAVSMAVGIFFSKRCRIHLSLLSFTGWQLLFGGLILMPVVWLLEPLPSALTLANIGGYLYLGLFGTVLAYVLFFYGISKLPPAVVSSLGLLSPVSAFVLGWLFLNQGMDMKSMFGFMLALLSIFGVQHALPSSNKTIKKDSPI